CTCTCAGGTGGAATGGACGAGCAGGAGGCACAGGCAGGTCCCTGacgctctctgggcctcagtttccccatgtgggCAACACCAGGGATGTGCCTCTCTGTGGCTCTGTGCGGTGCCTGGAGGAGGGAGCAGAGGCTGTGGGCGGAGGTTGGTGAGGCTCTGAGCGTAGGGGTAGGATTTGGGAGAGGGGTGCACAGGAGAGCCTTTGGGAAGAGAAGGGCCTTTGGGGTGAGAAGGGGACACTTGAGTGCCCCAGACCCAGTGGCTGCACGGTCTGTTCCCCACTGCCTGATAGTGTAGCATGCCCCTctgcacccagcacagtgcccagTGCTGAGAGCCAGGCCCAGGCCTGCTGCATGGAGCATCCCCACTGCTCTGCCCTCCttgctccctccttccttccctctgtttGCCTTCCTGAGACCACCAGGGCATAGCTCTAGAGTCagcaggcctgggttcaaatcctggccatACACTTagtggctgtgtgactttggggcAAGTTCCCTAAAGTCTCAGTGGCCTCACATGCCTCGCCTGTAAGGTGGGGACAGTGGTGATGTCTGTTGCATTGGGCTGTTGTCAGCATCATGAGTTCATGCGCCTAAAGGTCTAAAGTGCTTAAGAGGGTGTCCCTCTTTCTAACCAGTGCTGATTGGCACTGTCTAATTGCCAGGGGACCCAGCTTTGACTGGGTGTGGTTCCTGCTGTCAAGGAGTGCACAATGTGACCAGGGGACAGTTGAGTGCCCCAGACCCAGTGGCTGCACAGTCAGTGATGAGATGAGATCTGGGAGCCCGGGGTGGGGGTCAGGCCGAGGGGTGTGGGGTAACAGACACTTGGCATTTCCAGGCTCTGTGCGGTGCCCGGCGGAGGGAAAAGCAGCTGGCGGTGGAGACTGGGGAGGTGGGTGAGGCTCTGAGCATAGGGGTAGGAGTTGGAAGAGGGGTGCACAGGGGAGCTTTTGGGGTGAGAAGGGTCTTTCAGGCAGAGGGAGCTGCAGGAGCAAGGGCCTGGAGGTTGAAGTGCCAGCGTGCTGTGTGGGGAGAATGAGCCGCGTCATGTGGCCTGTGCTGGATGGTGGGACATGGGGGAGACGCCCTGTGTGCAGGGTCCCTGGTGACCGATCTTATCCCCTTTCCAGTGTCGTCTCCCTGCCATGCCCCACCATCCTGCACAGGCCACACCACACAGCTTGCTCTCCCCACACAGCACACCAGCACTCCAGCCTCCAAGAGGCTTGAAGGCTCGCCTGAGGAGGACAGGTAGTGTCTAGAAGGAATTAGGGCTGCCAGCTTCTTCCTGGAGCCCAGCCCCACCCTAAGCCCACCTGGGTCCTTGTAGGGTCTTTTGGGGAGCTTGGCAAAGCCCAGGGCTAAACTCAGTGGCAGAAGGAAGACCAGGCCCAGGCATCCTGCCTCCCTGGAATCCCCAGTGTGCTTGCTTCTGGAGGGGCAGGCTTGGGACTGAGCTGTGGCCCACAGGCAGGACTCACCTGAGAAGCCCAGATGGGGTGTGGGAGAGGCCTAGGAGAAACACATGTGACAGGTGGGGCAAGTGGCCAGAGTTACTGAACTCATGTTTCTGAAGCTCAGACCCAAGCTGTCTTGGAAACAGGTAAATggtattatgtgtgtgtgtgtgtgtgtgtgtgtgtgtgtgtacataggtatgtgtgtgtagggtgtgCACGTATGGGGTGTACCTGTGTAGGTGTGCGTGTGTATAGGTACATGTTTAGGGgtaagcgtgtgtgtgtgtgtgtgtgtgtgtgtgtaggggtgtgtatGTAGGCACGTGTGTCATGCCACATGAAACAGTGCCTTGGGCAGCAATGAGGGCCCTTGGCAGGTGTCAAACGGGCGTGGCTGAAGCAAGGTTGGCTTTGAACTCAGCGTGGGCACCTGAGAATTGCTGGAGGGAAATGGCTTAGAGCTGCAGTAGCCAGGGCCAGGACGCTGTGCTGGGGCTCACTCCTCTAGTGTTCACAGACAGCTGCCTTCCCCTCGCTGGGGAGCTGagccttcctcctgccaggccAGCCGGATGCCACCTTCTTGATGGTGGAAGGAGAGGTGGAGTTTGGCATGCCATGGAACAAAATGGTCTTGTTTCCATAGAATCTTATGGATCTGAAAGGCTGTTTGTGGAGCCCTTTCCTGCTGAACAGCATGCTTCCTAGAACTGTTCGTCTGACACTCAGCCAGCCTCTGCACACAGCCCTCCGGTGACCAGCTCACTGCTTCGCGGCTCATATTCCCTAGGGTCAGACACTTCAGGTTGctgaaaatgataataatgaaatGATTGTTTCATTGATTATTGATTGAAATAACTATTTCAATGAAACAATATGTTAATCATTACAGCAAAAGTAATAGCTACTACTATTGATTGAGCTTTTCCATGTGCCAGACAGTGCTCCAAGCACAGGTGTAAACGACACCAGCATTTACCCTCCACTTCCTGTTTCCAGTTCCCCTAAGCAGACCTGGCCACATGGCACTGGGAGCAGGCAGTGTGTAGGGGAGGCAATCCTGGAGCACAGGTGCGAGGAAGGAGGGAAGCCAGCGAAGTCTGGGTTCATCTGTGGGCTCTGCCTGCTGGAGAGCCTCCTAGGAGCCATGTAGCATGCGCTCAGATTTGTCCCAGGGAGGGGTGAGGAGGCCCGGCATTTCCACTGCCTCCTGTCCCTCCCTTGCTCCATCGCCTCTGCGCATTCCTTCCCGGGCTCTTCAGGGCTGCCCTGAGACAGAAGAGCGTACATGAGGCGGGAGGTTGGGAACTGTCCCCACCACAGGTGCAGGGAAACAGCTGGGCTGAGGGCATGTGGGTGGGGCATTTAATCTTCCCAGCAACTTCGTGGGAGAGAGGCTACCATTTTCCATAATGTATacaaagagaaactgaggcacagcagaGGGCAGTGAcatgcccagggtcacacagctgtgGAGGGCCCTGCAGGGGTTGGGGCCTGGGGCTGACTGACACCCGAGCTCCTCATGCTCATGCTGTCCTACCCCGGCATGCTGCTGGGGCTTCCAAGTTGATGCTCCCTTGCCTTCTAGTTGCTTGTTGCCCTTGGTCCAAATTCAGCTTTTCTGAGACCACAGCGCCTCTTCTCAGACCCCCTGTGTTTCCTTTGTCTTTCAAGACCCACAGACCACCAGGCACCCCTGCAGGCATCCCTCCCTAGGCCAAACCTCCCCTGCCTGGGCTCTGGCTACCCTCCTGGGCCAGTTCTGTCTTGGCCAAGGTGCTCCCTGTCCACTCAAGGTCTGGGGAGGGCAGAGGACAGGTGGCCGCCCCTTGGCCTGGCCTCTAGGCCCAGGCTTCCACCACCCAGTCAGTGTTGCCACAGATAGGGGACCAGCCCCACCCATCTCTCTGCATCCAGGAGCTCCAGTGCGATGTGTCTGTGGAGGAGGACAGCCGGCAGGAGTGGACCTTCACCCTGTACGACTTTGACAACAACGGCAAGGTCACCCGAGAGGTGAGTGCACCTGCCTGGCCTCTTGCTGTGCATCATGCCCGCAGGCACAGGGCCTGGGCACAGTACCCTGCCACTGCCACTTCTCACCCCTGCATCGGTCCTGCCCctcagggaaagctgtaatagCTGGGGAGTTGCTGGGAGCTCCTGCGAGATCTGGAGGAGCATCCCAGAGCTGCTGGCAAGTGGGAAGaggacagggagggagggcagcTCCCCTGCTCTCAGCCCAGGCACTGCCTCTCAGTGTCCTCTCTTCCCACTTGCCAGCAGCTCTGGGATGCTCCTCCAGATCTCGCAGGAGCTCTGTGGATAGTGCAGGAGAAGTTCACCTTTATGCTGCCAGATGTGAGTTCTGGGTTAACAAGGTCACCTCCTTCTCAGGCTGTGGTTTAGGAGCCTGGTTGGAGGAGGAAGTTGTGACTTTTAAGCACCCAGGACTCTTTGACATGTAAGTGACAGAATACATGCTCCAACtgctgtattaaaaaaaaaaaaaaaaaaaaaaaaaaaaggaatacaataCATTGGGTCATGTAACTGAAATTTGGTCCAGGGTCTGACTTCATGGATGGCTTGACCCAGAGGCTCTGTGGCTTCAGGACAAGGTTTTCATCACTGCTCTGTTTCCTCAGTCTATTTCCTCTGTTCCTCAGCTTTATTTCCCTTCTTGTGAGGCAGACTCTCCCCTTGGCAGTAGTAAGATGATTGATGACAGCTTCAACCTGCATTGCCCTTCACTGCCTTGGTaatgagaggaagggagagagttTCCAAGGAAGGTGGCCCAGCCTGGCCCTGGAGAAAGTGTTCACTGGGTCATGTCTTCCTCCCACCGAGGAGCCAGGGAGTGGTTTTCAGTGGAGGGAGGTGTTTGAGTCTGGTGTTTCCCTGGTCTATTTTTAGCCCTGATGCTACTCCTCAAATTTGGCTGTAAATACGATTCCCTTCCACGCCTTCTGAGTGCCAGGGCGGATGGGCTCCCACCTCACCGCATCTGCAGCCCAGAGCTGGGGTGTGGGCCAGCTTTCCAGTCAGAAAGAAGACCTGCTCCTCCTTCAGGCGTTCGTTCATGCAGGAAATAGCACACCGATTCCTGCGTGTCTGGCCCTGTGTAGTCAGTGAGGTTGATTTTCAAGCTAGAATTGCCAGAGCACATAGGCTCTGAGACCCTCGGTCTGCTGGGACCACCTCCACCCTGATTAGACACCAGGGCCCCAGGTCCTCTAAGGTATCAGAAGTCTGGGGGAATGAAGTGAGTGTCCCTCAGCCacctcatctgtataatgaagCCTCCTTCATGGGCTGCCCAAGATAGAGAGAGTGAGCAAACAGGTCCTTATGAAGAAGCCAGAGGGAAGGACAGGAGGAACAAGGAGAGCCCTCTGTGGGCCTCGTCGGAAGAGGTGGGGTCACTGAGCAAGCCAGCTAGGGAGTGCCTGGAGCCTGGGTCTCAAACTTGTGGCCCCCACAATTTCAGTCTGGCCCCCAGATGTTCTGGTCTGGTCCCCCAAAGGGTTTTGGTAAAAATCAGTTGTCAATATCAGTGATTCTGAAGATTTAACAGAAGATCCTGGATTTCTGGCTTTTCTGTGTGACCCCCTCCCACCTGCATTGTCAGAGGACAAGTCAACTGAGCTGAGCCGCCACGCTTCCCAGGATAGGGTCAGCGCCTCTGTTGGCCCCCACTACTCTGGGCCGCCCACCTACATGCCTGCCTGTTTGGGGCTGCGCTGGGGTTGCCTCAGCTGCTTCAGCCTGCAGGACTTAACAGGCAGGAGGTGAAGGATTGCTGGGCAGGTAACTGGCCACGGATGCGTCTGCTTCATAGAGAAAAAATGTCTTCTCCAGAGGTTTCCAATGCCAATTAAAGCAGGACGttgccccccaccccaacaccaGACAAGTGACCGCAGCAGATACCCAGACAGAAAAGGCCTAGTGAGGGGAATCTGTGCCCTCCAGCCCCAATCAGAAGGGTTTTGAGACACCCAGGGAACATTGTGTGGACACCCCATTCTGGTTGAGGGatacctgaggctcagagagatgagaTTTGGTCAAGTTCTCACAGATTAGTTTATCTTTTAGGGACGGTCTCAGCCAGCTCAAGctgccaaaacaaaataccacagactgggtggcttagcagaaatttattcctcacagttctggtggctgtaagtccaagaccaaggtgccaCCTACTTCAGTTCCTGGTGAGGACTcacttcctggcttgcagacagccatcttctcactgtgtcctcacttggTGGAGAGACCTcttctggtgtctcttcctgttttcctaaaaagagatgagatcttgcactgtcactcaggctggagtgcaatggtgtgctcacggctcactatagcctcaaactcctaggctcaagtgatcctcccacctcagcctcccaagtagctgggactacaggtgtgcaccaccacacatggctattttttttttttttaatttttggtagagaatgttatgttgcccaggctggtcttgaacttctgggctgaagtgatcctcccactttggcctcccaaagtgctgggattccaggtgtgagccatatCCCAGCTCTCCTCTTCTTCTAAGGGCCCTGATCTCCTATCATGGTCCTGCCTTCATGACCTCGTTTAACCTTAGTTATCTCCTtactccaaatacaatcacattgggggttagggcttcaacctGTGGATTTGCAAGTGAGTGGGGAGCCacagttcagtccatagcagGGACACGTCTccctttccagttttcatttcaaACCCGAAGCGGATGCTCTTGATGCTCCCACCCCATTTTCCCTGGGCCCACCTTGAAGTTCACCTGCTACCATGGTGGACAGTGCCCACTGTAAGAACTTTCTCAGGTACAGGGAGCTGGCTTGGCCCTTGCAGGGAAACCCAAAAGCACAAGGgagggtggggcacagtggctcatggctcatacctgtaatcccagcacttagggagactgaggtcggaggatcgcttgagactgggagttctaggctgcagtgagccatgatcacacccctgcactccagcctgggtgacagagtgagaccccatctcaaacaaacaaacaaaaatccaaagtACAGGGAATGTAACATCCTTGGGGAGCTCTCAGGCAGTGAGGAATGAGAGTCCATTTCTAAACCCTCCCTCTATCTCGATGAGGCTGTTCCAAGGTGGCCTCCACACTCTCCCTCCAGGGCCCCAGTATGACTGAGCCCCAGTTGCCCCTGGCTGTAacctgttcttttccttttctcttatgggatcttcctcttctctctccctgctccctcACTTCTGCTTCCTAGGATCTCTTCCCAAATGAACCTCAGACATCCAGGTTTCTGCCTTAGGCTCTGCTTTGGGGCAGCCAGAGGGGTTCAGGCCTGCAGCATCCACCGGGCCCTCTGGTTTCTATTTTCAAGGCCCTGTGACTGAAACCCCACATGGGTCTCTGCTTCCCTCCCATTCAGGACATCACCAGCTTGCTGCACACCATCTATGAGGTGGTGGACTCCTCTGTCAACCACTCCCCGACATCCAGCAAGATGCTGCGGGTAAAGCTCACTGTGGCCCCTGAGGGCAGCCAGAGCAAGAGGAGCATCCTTGTCAATCAGGCCGGTGAGGGCTGCAGGGCTGAGCCTGGGAAACAGCGTCCTCCTATCTCTTGGGAAGGACCAGAGCCTTCCTGGGAGGGCTGGAAGGGAACCTGTGGGCTTTCTGGGGCAGCTGCTTTGTGGACAGGTGGGGTTCAAATGGGTCCTTGAAGGGGTAGgaggaagggtgggaaggggagggaagggattCTGGGTGAGAGGCCTCACATAGACAGAGCCATGCTGCTGGTATAAAGGCTGGTGTTGTGGGCAGCACGGCGTCTGCAAGCCTTGAGGCCAGCTAGAAGGAGGTGAGGCTGGACGGGGAGTCTGGGGGAGGAGGTGAGGCTAGATGGGGACGTGTCCAGGGCAGGTAGCCTTGAGACCCCTTTACTTAGCCCCAGCTCGGGGAACCCTCCCACAGTGACCTTGCAAAGCAGCTGCACGCCAGGCAGCCCTGAGGAGGGTGGGAGCAGGTGGCTTACCTGGTGTCTCCTGTGCTTCTCGGGCCGGACTCAGACCTGCAGAGCACAAGGCCCCGAGCAGAGACCAAGCCCACTGAGGAGCTGCGGAGCTGGGAGAAGAAGCAGCGAGCCCCGCTCAGGTATGTGGGCATGGTGCACATAAGCATATGTTGAACaccagctgtgtacctgcatcTGAAGGATTCAGAGCAAGAAGTTTTGCTCTGGTCTGTGTTCTCTTCAGGGAGCCAACGCTTTTGATGCACAGACTCATAAATCAAATGAAAATCTTAACAAATAACTACATGTAGTCCACATCCTTTTATGGAACACATCTTGGGCAGACAGAACTGGAGTCCAGCATTTTTGGGGCTTTGGAAAGGTGCTCTCAGCAGTGCATCAGGCTCTGACGCATTGCTGTTTCTACTGGGAGATGATTGGATGTTCACACTAAGTGAGATAGAGACCGTAAACACCTTCCCATCCCTTTAGGGTGGGCCTGGCTGCCATGTGGGTTATGAAAAATCTTGGTTTTCAGACTTTTTGGATTTCAGAATGGTGGATAAGGAATTATGAGGCTGTAGTTAATTTTCACCTGTTATTTCTTCAGCTgcaagggaagaagggaggaaaggaaagagagattgTTTAAAGAAAGGGATTGAGTAAACAACAGTAACACGGCAGGCGTGAGGCTGTGTTAACCTCTAGTGTAAATGGTAAGGGAATGACCGGAGCTGGATTAGTACTCGCTTaggggaaagaaaaaacagtTCAAGCAGGGTCACAGCTAGGTGTGGGGACAGGGCTGAGAATCAGAGGGACCCAGGCTGGCTAGAGATCCTGGAGGAAGGTGGTACTGTGTTGTGTGGGAAGGAAGCCAGGATGGGAGCAGATCAAAGAGGTCTTTGGAGGAGAGGACCAGGGAGCCCCGAGCCCTGCAGGGGAAAAAGAAGCCTCTGGCAACATTTCTCCCCACCCCTCCATACACACTGTGTTAGTCAcaagtgtgtgtgcatacacacactcatacactggTGAGGCCCATCCTGGGCCGTAGGGCTGGTCATGGGGTCTGCCAGGCACAACTCCAACAGTTTAATGGGCTTCTGCTGCCCGTACCCCCTGGGGAACCAGACCAGGGGTTAGGCTACCTACCTGCAATGGGCACATTTATACGGCTTGAAGCCTGGCACTGGGGCATTCTTAGAAGTTGGCCAATAATCTCTCACTTTTGCTTTGAACCTGTTCAGAGCAAACTCCCGTCCACTCCTCCCAGAAGCTGTGGGGAGGTCTGGCCGTGGGCTGTGGTCTGTGGTCTGTCTCTCCATCCGCAGGGAAGCAAATGGAGGCCAGCTTGTAGAGAGGGCTGTTCCTCCCCACGCTCTCCAAAGgccaagaagaaaatgaatgaacGGTCCAGAGTTCGTTCTGGGGGCTTCCCAGTAGCCTGTGCACTTGCCCCCACCTGGTGGTCGGTGTCACCCCACTCACTTTCCTCCCCTGCCGTAGGTTCCAGGGTGACAGCCGCCTGGAGCAGTCTGGCTGCTACCACCATTGCGTAGATGAGAACATCGAGAGGAGAAACCACTACTTAGATCTCGCCGGGATAGAAAACTACACGTCCCAGTTTGGGCCTGGTAAGGGACTCGAGCACCATGCGATGGGCGATGAGGGCAGGGCGTGGCTGAATGGGCCATGCGGGCCATGCGGGTGGTGTTCACTGCTACCCCAGGCTTCAAGAAGACAGCTATTATGGGACAGATCAAAGACTCTTGGAGAAAGTGACATTAAAAACGgtttcaaaattaaagtaatacatGCACGAAATTGAACAAAATCAAATAGTATCTAAGGACTTAGCACCCAATGACAAACAACAGTTCCGTGCCCCAACCCAGCCCATTCAAGCCCTGTTCCCTGGGCAACCACTTTGACCCCTCCTGGCTGTTTCTTCCAGCGAGAACCTCGGTTTCCCTAGGTACAGTGCTGCTGTGTCTTTATCAGCCTTGACCTATGTTGACCTCTTGCTCAATTTCACTCCCACAACTcccttctcccctttctcttcaTATGTTTAATTCCTCTAGGAGTTACTTCTGTATGTTTTTAGCAATATACTTAGAGTTCTTTCTTGCCCCAGTGACCTTAGATGGTTTTTGGGGTCTCTGCTGCCATCTCTCTTTCTCGGCTCCCTCTCGGAGAGTATTTTTTAAGACCTACCGAAGAACCAGTTCTTCCCACTTAGCAGATGGGAAAGTTCCATTTCAGAGAATTTTCCTGCAAGGCAGTGAGGGGCAGTCGGGCATTGGGAGGTAGCTCTGGTCTTGGAgaactgggggtgggggtgatgtCTGGGGTACAGCACAAgccccagcacacagtaggtgctcattaaatgtcTGTTGAATTGGTTCCTAGGCTCCCCTTCCGTGGCCCAGAAGTCAGAACTGCCCCCCCGCACCTCCAATCCCACTCGGTCTCGCTCCCATGAGCCGGAAGCCATCCACGTCCCACACCGAAAGCCCCAAGGCGTGGACCCGGGCTCCTTCCACTTCCTTGACACCCCAATCGCCAAGGTCTCAGAGCTCCAGCAACGGCTCCGGGGCACCCAGGACGGGAGCAAGCACTTTGTGAGGTCCCCCAAGGCCCAGGGCAAGAGCGTGGGTGTGGGCCACGTGGCCAGAGGGGCAAGAAACAAGCCCCCTCTGGGACCCGCCTTCCCTGCGGTGTCCCCCTCCGCCCACCTGGCCGCCAGCCcggccctcctcccctccctagCCCCCCTCGGGCACAAGAAGCACAAGCACCGAGCCAAGGAGAGCCAGCAGGGCTGCCGGGGCCTACAGGCACCGCTGGCCTCGGGCGGCCCCATCCTGGGGCGGGAGCACCTGCGGGAGCTGCCCGCCGTGGTGGTATATGAGAGCCAGGCCGGGCAGCCGGTCCAGAGACAtgagcaccaccaccaccacgaacatcaccaccattaccaccacttCTACCAGACATAGAGCCCCTCCCCAGGGCCCCACCCTGCCGTATGAAGGACCCCACCCCCGACACCCCAAGGCattattattctattaattattgttattatgacgattattgttattaataattattgttaCTCCACTAATATTTAGCTAGCCTTCATGTAGAAGATCTATGGAAACACAGaactaaacttttatttatatgttgTGGGGACTGCATAACTAGCCCAGGAAATGACTCTGGTTTGGAGTGGCCTGTAATGGGCAGAGGCTCCCTGGAGGCTCAGGAGCTGCAGCATCTGTGCGGATCAGCCCACACCCTTCCCAGAACCGGGGAGCCCTCAGCCCCAactctgccccaccccagcctcttccAGGAGAGCACCCTTACCTGGCCCAGCTTCCAGAGACCCTCGAAATCTCCGAGAAGATAAACAGCTGCTACCTCTTAgtattattctgattttattttgccCTTAACTGATTGTAATGTGCTACAAGGGATTTCAGTGGACTGCAGAGTGCGAACGTCTTGCTGTTGTGTTTTTATGTCCCAACCTAGAAACCTTAGCTGTCTTTTCTGGAGTTGTCTTTCACGCTTTTCCAGTGGGATCAAGCCCTTTTCCCCAAAGCAGTCCCATCTCTTCTGCCATGCACAACATGAAAATccacttctcttccttctcctccttctctctcctttacagcgatacatacacatatttaagGACTATCCCTGAGACCATCCTTCTCATTTTGGAAACTGCTAGGGAGGGAACCAACCACTTAAACAAGTGTCGTTTTCCAAGATCCGGGCAATTGTGTGCTGTTGGTTGTGGGGGAGGATGTGGCAGATATATACGTACCTACACAATTCTCTAACAGCGCTTTCTGTATCTATAGATAGACGCCATCTGTCCATTTCTATGTATCTTTCTATAAATATACACTCTCAGGTATCTTTTCTGGTGTGCAGAAATCAGTGGTTTGCTTCTCTGGATGCTTCTGGAACCCAGATGTGACCCTGCTTGTCTCCTTTTGGGGCTGGATGGCTCAGATGCTTTCATCAGAGGTCCCTTCTCGTGTTTGGGGGTCTGATGGATTTTGGAGAAAACTGCTGGGGTACAGAAGCTTGGAGGGAAAAGGGGACCATGACCAGAGTTGGGACCCTGGAGCAACATCCTCTGCAGAGAAGGATTTTGTCTGGCCAGAGCCTGGAGAAACCTGAAAAAGAACCAATCAGCTAGCCAGGGTCTCAGAGAAAAGCAGATTACACACTCAAATTGGGTAAGTTGAGCAGAGTTTAATAAAGGCAATATTTACGAAGTGTGGGCTAAGCCTCCCACGAGAATGCAGAACCCTGGGGCTAGCAGTGTGGAGCGCTACTCCCACCCCTGGGCCTGAGTGAGGAAGGAGTTACCTTTAGCAGACAGAGGATTGCTGGAGGAGTGAGAGGGGCACCTGAAGGAGCTGTGACCTTTGCTCAAAGGATGCAGCCAGTCATGGGGACCCTCCAGGGAAATTAATATCCTGACCCTGCTTTCCTGCCCCTGCCTCAATCCATTGACTGAGGCCGCTGGAAGCCACCGGGCCGAGGGAGCTTGTTGATGTGGGTCACACGGGCATGTTCCCAGGTCAGAGAGGAGAGCCTACAGTGAATCTAGAGGGACACAAGAGGGAGAAGCAACTCCAGCTACCTTCCTTTCTGCCGTTTTAGCTCCCAGCTGGCATCCTCTTTTCCAGAGCCTCGAGTTTGGGTTTAATGTAGTTAGTAAGGAGTTACTTCCAAAGATAGTGGGCTTAGTTGTTAccatattattaattttattaatgacTGATGTGCCTGGGATTGGATTAATACATTAATCCTTAGGACAGCCCCATGAGGCAGCTTGGTGGCAGCTCAGGGAGCATGTCTAAGGCTCAGAAGTTCGTAACTCCCTTGAGGCCACAcacagggcagagctgggattctgGTCTCCCACTCGATCCCTTCGCCACTGGTGCAGAGCTTAATCATGGCCATGGGCTGCCCTTGTTTTGGGTTGTGGGTTGTGGGTTTCTGTCAGTGAGAAGTCAACTCAATCCAAAgtgaatgaaaccaagttggaaggcagggagggaactGGCTTTGAGATGACAGAGTCCAGGATGTGAACTCAGCTGAGACTGGTTCTTGTCCCTCCCTCTTGTCCCTCGGATTGATACTGGTACTCAACTACATGCTTTGTCAGGGAGCCCTGACTGTTGGCCTTCTGGGTCCCCTAACCATAAGGAAAAGGACCTTCCATTAGTGTAAAGCCCAAGGCAGGATTCTGATTGGCTGGGCTTAGATCTGGTGCCCATAGCTGGACCAATCATGACATCCCAGCTGGGGCCACATGGCCAACCTGCCCGCAAGGGGGTGGGGGGGGTCTATACCGGAAGACAGGAGGGGAGGGGTGCAGACCGGAGAGGAAGTAATGGCGCCCCAGGTTCCGAATTGCTGCAACCCTGGAGGCCA
This genomic window from Macaca mulatta isolate MMU2019108-1 chromosome 20, T2T-MMU8v2.0, whole genome shotgun sequence contains:
- the NKD1 gene encoding protein naked cuticle homolog 1 isoform X1, with the translated sequence MGKLHSKPAAVCKRRESPEGDSFAVSAAWARKGIEEWIGRQRCPGGVSGPRQLRLAGTIGRGTRELVGDVLRDTLSEEEEDDFRLEVALPPEKTDGLGSGDEKKMERVSEPCPGSKKQLKFEELQCDVSVEEDSRQEWTFTLYDFDNNGKVTREDITSLLHTIYEVVDSSVNHSPTSSKMLRVKLTVAPEGSQSKRSILVNQADLQSTRPRAETKPTEELRSWEKKQRAPLRFQGDSRLEQSGCYHHCVDENIERRNHYLDLAGIENYTSQFGPGSPSVAQKSELPPRTSNPTRSRSHEPEAIHVPHRKPQGVDPGSFHFLDTPIAKVSELQQRLRGTQDGSKHFVRSPKAQGKSVGVGHVARGARNKPPLGPAFPAVSPSAHLAASPALLPSLAPLGHKKHKHRAKESQQGCRGLQAPLASGGPILGREHLRELPAVVVYESQAGQPVQRHEHHHHHEHHHHYHHFYQT
- the NKD1 gene encoding protein naked cuticle homolog 1 isoform X2, whose translation is MLRSCQAQELVGDVLRDTLSEEEEDDFRLEVALPPEKTDGLGSGDEKKMERVSEPCPGSKKQLKFEELQCDVSVEEDSRQEWTFTLYDFDNNGKVTREDITSLLHTIYEVVDSSVNHSPTSSKMLRVKLTVAPEGSQSKRSILVNQADLQSTRPRAETKPTEELRSWEKKQRAPLRFQGDSRLEQSGCYHHCVDENIERRNHYLDLAGIENYTSQFGPGSPSVAQKSELPPRTSNPTRSRSHEPEAIHVPHRKPQGVDPGSFHFLDTPIAKVSELQQRLRGTQDGSKHFVRSPKAQGKSVGVGHVARGARNKPPLGPAFPAVSPSAHLAASPALLPSLAPLGHKKHKHRAKESQQGCRGLQAPLASGGPILGREHLRELPAVVVYESQAGQPVQRHEHHHHHEHHHHYHHFYQT